A DNA window from Candidatus Bathyarchaeota archaeon contains the following coding sequences:
- a CDS encoding 50S ribosomal protein L30e: MDINKAIATAVRTGKVLFGASNAVKNAKIGKAKLFIVAANCPTNVREDIEYYCKFSGIPVIFYNGTSIDLGAACGKPFVVSALTIKELGDSDILKLTEAVNV; the protein is encoded by the coding sequence ATCGACATTAACAAAGCTATTGCTACAGCTGTGAGAACCGGAAAGGTTTTGTTCGGAGCTAGTAATGCTGTGAAAAACGCCAAAATAGGAAAGGCTAAGCTTTTCATCGTAGCAGCAAATTGTCCAACCAATGTTCGTGAGGATATTGAATATTATTGCAAGTTCTCTGGTATTCCAGTGATTTTTTATAATGGAACTAGTATAGACTTGGGTGCAGCTTGCGGAAAACCTTTCGTGGTTTCAGCTTTAACGATAAAGGAACTTGGTGACTCGGATATTCTTAAGCTTACGGAGGCAGTGAATGTCTAG